ATGATTATATTTGGTTTATCTTTATAAGCTCTTTTTTCCAGGTTTAAGAAACTGTTCAGTACCTGCAGGTTGTTTTTAACCCTGTGGTGCACTTCTTTAATCAATACTTGCTGATGTTCATTAGCTTCAACCAGTTCTTTCTGTTTTTCACGGTCTTCGGTAACATCAGTTATAAATCCGATACTGTGGTTGGTTTCTCCAAATTCAAAGCGTTCAAGATATATTTCACATATTTTCTGCTTATTGTCATTGCCATGAACTTTGTATGTGAATGTTTCTTCAAGCTCTTCAATTTCTCCTTTGACCAGCTTTTTTATTTTTTCCTTAACATTATCTTCAACAATGTATTCGAGAACTTTTTTGCTGTGATAATATTTTTCAGGGTCTACTTCTATTAAATTGAAATAGCCTTCGGAAAACTCATAGTGTTTTGTGTTCAATGGATCAATTAATAATGCGAGTTTAGTACTGTTTTTAAAACCTTTTAATAAGAAATCAACAGGTCTTGTCATTTTTCTATTGCTGTCAGTACTTACGTCCTTCATTAAACCGTATCTGTTCAGTAAATTGCCGTCTTCATCAAATTTGGAATAAAGGTTTACTTCAACATATTTTAAAATTCCGTCATCAGTTTTGATTCTAATGATTGAGTCATAAGTTGTTTTACCGTGATCCAGTTCTTTAAGTATTTTTTCAACTAACGGCTTGTCTTCAGGGATAACCAAATCGAAGACAATATTATAATATTCGTCGTTTTCTTCACGTGTACGGTTAATGATATTATAGATTCCCTGAGTCCATGTGTATCGGTCATTTATCTTATAATAACTTCCGGTCTGTGAGAAGTATTCAATTAGATTTGCTTTTTCATCATTGCTGTCTTCCGGAACTGCAAATCTTGTTTCCTGATTGTCTCTGTGGTCTGAAATTAAGATTATCTTATCCATATCATAGATGATTTTAACATTTGAAAATCGGGCTAATTTTTCATGGAAATGATAATAAAAAATCATCCGTTTTGTTTCTTTTGTTTCATAAACTTGTCTTAGGGGATCTGCTAAAACCTTAAAAAAACCAGGGGAGGTTTTACTCAGTAAACGACCCGCAACATCTTTTTGTTTAATGTTTCCTCGAACTAAAGCCCCTAATCCTAATCTCTGCACGATGAAATCTTCACCATCATTGTGAGGAAGGAATACATCAATATCATTCGAAATCTCATTTAATGTAGTCTCAAAAGGCATAAATGGAGCTTCAAATTCCTGAGGGACTTGTTTAAATAATTCCTTTTCCGTAATATCGTAGATATGAACTTCTTCCATATCTTCTAACTGACGATACGTTTTTTCAATTTTCATTTAAGTCACCTGCTGTTTTCTCATAGTATTCATCTAGTGAATGATCAAAGTTTATTGGAAATATGATTCTAAAACCTGTTCCCACATCACAATCTAATATTTCTAATTCTCCGTTAATTTGTCTTGTTAAGTTATTTATGATTTCCCATCCTAAATTATGATTAATTAATGATTCCGGATTTTTAAGACCTACTCCATTATCTTTTAGGATTAATTCACATATATGTTCATCAATATAGTTGATTTCTTTGGAAATGGTCTTGTTAGGCATTTCAGGGTCTGGGAATGCATGTTTTATTGCATTCATTGTAAGTTCATCAACTATTAATAGCAATGGGGTAATTACATCCATTGACAGATGAATTTGCGGGTCTATTTCTGATTCAAAGTTAATGTCTTTTGCAATGAAAAGTGAATGTAGGGTATCATCCTGGTCATGCATGTAATCATTAAGATTGATGTTGATGAAATCATCTGTGTTGTATGTCTTTTCATGGAGCAGTGCCAGTGAAGCTAAACGTGCCTGCATATTGTCTAAAATAGTGTTAGGATCGTTTTTATATGCTCTTCTTTCCAGATTAAGGAAACTGTTTAGCACCTGCAGGTTATTTTTAACCCTGTGATGCACTTCTTTAATTAAAATATTTTTGGTGGCATTAGATTCCATCAGTTCCTGTTGTTTTTTGCGAGCATAGGTGATATCAGTTAAAAATCCGATACTGTGGCTTTTATTTCCGTATTGGAATTTTTCAATGAACAGTTCACAGATTTTTTGATTGTTTTCATCACCGTTCACATAATATGTAAAAATAACATTTACTTCATTTATTTCATTGTTAATTAACTTTTTAAGTTGTTCTCTGACTTCCTCTTCAGCAATATTGTTTATTATTGATTTGCTGTGGACATATTCTGTTTTTGGAATTTCAACCATCCTGTAGAAGCCTTCACTGAATTCATATCTTTTACTTAATGGCTCTACTAACAGTGACAGTTTGGTATTGTGGTTAAAACCGTTTAACATGAAATCAACTGGTCTGGTCATATGTTTATGTGAATCCACACTAACGTCTTTAAACAGACCATAATGACTTAGTTCATCACCGTTTTCATCAAATTTAGAATATAAGTAAGTATCCAAATATTTTATATGTCCTCCGGGAGTTTTAATACGGATAATATTTTCATAAGTGTCAGTTTCAGGGCTCATAGTTTCAAGAAGCTCTTCAACTAACGGTTTATCTTCAGGGATGACCAGATCAAAAATAATATTATAAAACGCATCGTTAGGTTCTCTTGAACGATTAATGATATTGTAAATACCTGGTGTCCATGTAAATTCGTCCCGGGTTTTATAGTAACTTCCCGTTTGGGAGAAGTATTCAATCATGCTTGCTTTATTTTCATCTTCTTCCCTTTTCTGTTCTTCTATGCTTTTTTCTTTATCCACTTTGTTAATGATATCTGAAATGAGGTAAATCTCATTTTCATCACTTGTAATATGGATGTTTGCAATATTGCTGACTCTGTCGCTGTTATAATAAAATACTCTCATTGCTTTTGTTTCTTTAGTTTCATAAACTTCTTTTAGAGCATCATGGAATACTTCATTATAAAATGGTGATACTTGACTTAATTTACGGCCTTCAACATCAATTAAATTTGCATTGGCTCTTTCTAGAATGCTCCAACCCACACGTTCGACAATAAAGTCTTCACCGTCATCAATTGGCAAGAAAACATTTATGTCTGAAGGCACATGCTTCATAACATTACTGAATCGAACTTTTTCGGGCTTCAGGACTTGGGGAGCGTCTTGAAGGAGTTCAACTTGGTTGAAATTGTAAACCCTCACCTCTTCGACTTTTTCAAGTTCCCTAAATTTCCTTTTAATATGCATATAAATTACCTAATTTTATAAATTATATATTAAATTTTATTTAATATGATATTTATATTATGTGAAAATAATTTTCAGAGTAATAAGTATAATATTGGAAAAACTTTTTAATTAGAAATGATAAAATAGTTAGTGGTATGAAAATTTTACAATTTTCTATAAATAATTTTAAAAGGAGTTATTAAATGACTTGTAGTATTTTAGTTGGTGGAGCATGGGGTGATGAAGGTAAAGGAAAATGTATTACTTACCTTTGTGACAACGATAAACCTGATATTATTGCTCGTGCTGGTGTTGGACCGAATGCAGGGCATTCCGTTGAGTTTAACGGAGAAAAATATGGTTTAAGATTGACCCCATCAGGTTTTGTACATACTGATGCTAAACTCATGATCGGTGCGGGAGTTTTAGTCAATCCGGATGTATTATTTAATGAATTTGAAAAATTAAAAAAATATAATGTCAAAGAAAGAATGTGCGTTGATCCTAGATGCGCCATAATCAGCGAAGACCATATGTCAAGAGATAAGGCATCTGAACATTTGGCTAAAAAAATCGGAAGTACCGGTTCAGGCTGTGGACCTGCAAATTCAGACCGCGTATTAAGAACAATTGACCTTGCAAAAGACATTCCTGAACTTGAAGAATATATTACAGATGTTTCACTTGCATGTAATGAAGCGATTGACAACGGTGAAGATGTATTCATTGAAGGATCACAGGGTTTTGCTCTTTCACTTTACTACGGAACTTATCCTTTTGTAACAAGTAAAGACACCACTGCATCAACATTTGCTGCAGATGTAGGTGTAGGACCAACTAAAGTAGATGAAGTCATTAATGTATTTAAAGCTTATATTTCCCGTGTTGGTGAAGGTCCATTCCCAACAGAAATGACTCAGGAAGAAGCTGAAAGCAAAGGCCTTGAAGAATATGGTGTTGTAACCGGAAGACGTAGAAGAATCGGATACTTTGACATGGAACTTGCAAAAGAGTCCTGCAGAATCAACGGTGCAACTCAAATTGCTTTAACATGTGTTGACAGATTATTTGACTGTGCTCGTGTACAGAACTATGATGATTTGTCTGGCGAAACAAAAGCTTTCATTAATGATATCCAAACTGAAACCGGCGTACCTGTAACTATTATTTCAACAGGTCCGGATTTGAAAGATACAATTGATTTAAGAAAAGAATTGTTATAATTCTTTTTCACTATTTTTTTAATAATTTTTTTATATTATTCTGTTTAAATTATAATATATGCAAATTAATATCCGATTAGTGCTTATCATATTTTTAACTGGTGTAATAACATGCTCTGCGGCAGGTGCTGAAGATATGTCTGATGATATTGTTAAAGTTAAAGTAAACAATTCCACATTTGATGTTAAACTGGAAAATAATTCTGCAACTGCGGAATTGCTCAATGCTCTAAAAAAACAAAATATAACTGTTGAAGCTGCGGATTATGGTAATTTTGAAAAGGTAGGAAGCTTAGGCTTTTCACTGCCAACCAGTGATGAAAATATTCAAACATCCCCCGGAGACATTGTACTGTATCAGGGAAACCAAATCTCTTTGTTCTATGACAGCCATTCATGGAGTTATACAAAACTCGGCAAAATACAGAATGTTGATGCCGCACAACTTAAAGATGTTTTGGGTTCCGGAGATGTTACACTGGAATTCAGTTTAAAATAAGTAATCTATTTTTTCCTAAATTTTATTAATTTTAATTTTTATATATCATTATCATGTACCAAGATATGATAATAATTAGGGGCGCCAGAGTTCATAATCTCAAAAATGTTGATGTGGACATTCCTCTTGGAAAAATCGTTGCAGTCAGCGGCGTTTCCGGAAGCGGTAAATCCTCTCTGGCATTGGGCGTATTATATTCTGAGGGTTCTCGCAGATATTTGGATGCATTGTCAACTTATACTCGGCGTAGAATTTCACAATCTCAAAAAGCTCAGGTTGATATGATTCAGTATGTTCCGGCAGCTTTGGCATTGCATCAGAGACCAAATGTTCCAAATATACGTTCTACATTCGGAACATCAACTGAACTTTTAAATTCATTAAGATTATTGTATTCAAGATGCGGAAATTATACATGTCCAAACGGCCATTTCCTGGAGCCGACTTTAAGTGTCGCCCGTGATATTCCAATAAAATGCCCGGAATGTGGTGTGGAATTCTGGGGATTGGGTGCTGAGGAATATGCATTCAACTCCGATGGTGCCTGTCCGACATGCAGCGGAACAGGTTATATCCGGGATGTCGATACTTCAAAATTAGTTTCAGATGAAAACAAAACCCTTGAAGAAGGTGCAGTTGATGCATGGAACCAGTTTGGTATTTCCTGGATGTATCATGTAGCAGGTGAGCTGGGAGTCAGGATAAATGTGCCGTTTAAGGATCTGACTGATGAGGAAAAGGATATAGTTTATAATGGTCCTGCAGTTAAAAAATACATTAACATTCCTTCTAAAAACGGCAAGTTATTTGAACTGAATGCCGAATATCGTAATGCTCATAAAGCTATTGAAGAAGCTTTAAGAAATGCAAAAACCGAAAAAGGACTAACTAAGATTAATAAATTCCTAACAACTAAAGTATGCAGCGACTGTGAAGGTACCAGATTAAATTCAAAAGCACGTGAAACTTTGTTTGGCGGATTGAATCTCCCTCAGGCATGTCAAATGAACTTAAAAGAACTTGTTTCATGGATTCCTGAAGTTATAAAAGAATTGCCGGATGGTGTTCGAGAAATGGCTTTGGATATTTCTGAGGAATTTATGGACAATGCAAAAATATTGCTTGATTTAGGATTAAGCTATATTTCACTGGACAGGCCTTCAAACACTCTTTCTACCGGTGAACTGCAGAGGGTTCAAATTGCAAAAACCCTGAGAAACCGTACAACCGGGGTACTCTATGTTTTGGATGAACCTTCCATAGGTCTTCATCCTAACAATGTTGACGGGCTAATCAATGTCATAAAAAGACTGGTTGAAGATGGAAATTCAATTATTCTGGTTGATCATGATACAAAAATTTTAAGCATTGCAGATTATATGATTGAAATGGGACCTGAAGCAGGTGCTTGCGGTGGAAATATCATAGCTAAAGGAACTCTTGATGAAATCAAGGCAAATCCATCATCTCAAATCGCTCCATTTTTAACAAACTCTGAGGAAATCATCATAAGAGATAAATCACAGAATATCTTTGAAAACGGTGAAATCAATATCAAAACTTCTCAGATTCACAATGTGCAGGAGATGGATGTTAAAATTCCGAAAGGCAAATTAACTGTAGTCAGCGGAGTTTCAGGAAGCGGCAAAACAACACTGCTTCTTGAAGCATTATATCCTTCAGTTAAAGCATACATCAACGATGAAGATTTGCCTGACGGAGTTAAAGATATTGACTGTGAAGGCATTAAAAAAATAGACTTGATTGACAGTGTTCCAATCGGAAAAAACGTAAGAAGCACTGTTGCAACTTACTCCAAGGTTCTTGATGATTTAAGACGTGAATTTGCCAAGTTAACTGATGAATATAAAATGGCTGACTTTTCATACAATACCGGAAAATTGAGATGTGAAACCTGCAATGGCACAGGGCACGTTTCCATGGATGTGCAGTTCCTTCCTGATGTCGAAATGACCTGTCCGGACTGTAATGGTCTTAGATATGGCCGAAAAGTTGATGAAATAACATATAACGGTTTGTCTATAGCAGACATTATGAGTCTCACTATTGATGAAGCATTAGAGGAGCTGTTTGAGCTTAAAAAAGTCACATCTAAACTGCAGAAACTCTCTGATTTAGGATTGGGTTATCTCACATTGGGTGAAGCCACTCCGAGTTTGTCAGGTGGTGAAGCACAAAGGCTGAAACTGGCTTCTGAAATTGGAAAATCCCAGAAAAATTCAATATTCATCTTTGATGAACCGACAATAGGTCTTCATCCGTTGGATGTAAAGGTTTTAATAGATGTCTTTGATAATCTGATTGGCAAGGGAGCTACTGTTATTGTAATTGAGCATGACCTGGATTTAATAGCAAATGCAGATTACATTATTGATATTGGAATTGGTGAAGATTACAGTGCAGGTGAAATACTTGCCGAAGGCAGTCTGAAAGAAATTATAAATTCTAAAAATAGTTTAACAGGCAAATATCTGGCTGAAAAAGAACTGCTGTGAAGTTGGTGAAATAATGCAGGAAGACATTAACAGATTTGGTTTCGGATTCATGAGATTGCCTTTCAAAAAAGGTGAAATAGACTATGAAAAAACTAATGAGATGGTTGATGAATTCATATCTCGGGGAGGCAAATTCTTTGACACAGGTTTTGATTATCTCGATGAAGAAAGTGAAGTGGCCATTAGAAAAGCTGTTGTTGAGAGATATCCTAGAGATAAGTTCTGCATTTCCGATAAGATGCCTGTCTATACAATGAAACGCAGTG
The uncultured Methanobrevibacter sp. DNA segment above includes these coding regions:
- a CDS encoding cyclophilin-like fold protein, which codes for MQINIRLVLIIFLTGVITCSAAGAEDMSDDIVKVKVNNSTFDVKLENNSATAELLNALKKQNITVEAADYGNFEKVGSLGFSLPTSDENIQTSPGDIVLYQGNQISLFYDSHSWSYTKLGKIQNVDAAQLKDVLGSGDVTLEFSLK
- a CDS encoding sensor histidine kinase, which encodes MKIEKTYRQLEDMEEVHIYDITEKELFKQVPQEFEAPFMPFETTLNEISNDIDVFLPHNDGEDFIVQRLGLGALVRGNIKQKDVAGRLLSKTSPGFFKVLADPLRQVYETKETKRMIFYYHFHEKLARFSNVKIIYDMDKIILISDHRDNQETRFAVPEDSNDEKANLIEYFSQTGSYYKINDRYTWTQGIYNIINRTREENDEYYNIVFDLVIPEDKPLVEKILKELDHGKTTYDSIIRIKTDDGILKYVEVNLYSKFDEDGNLLNRYGLMKDVSTDSNRKMTRPVDFLLKGFKNSTKLALLIDPLNTKHYEFSEGYFNLIEVDPEKYYHSKKVLEYIVEDNVKEKIKKLVKGEIEELEETFTYKVHGNDNKQKICEIYLERFEFGETNHSIGFITDVTEDREKQKELVEANEHQQVLIKEVHHRVKNNLQVLNSFLNLEKRAYKDKPNIIIDHMQSRLSSLAILHEKTYNTTDFKNINLKEYIVDQDSQMTNLIGLRDGIQFISEVDSDINLTIEVITPLLLVIDELTMNAIKHAFPDKSVPDKVIYKKISKIDPQTGELILKDNGVGIEDPSKISKNLGCEIIKNLTKQLDGHIELYQHENGTGYKLTFPLDMEHTIEG
- a CDS encoding ATP-binding cassette domain-containing protein; protein product: MYQDMIIIRGARVHNLKNVDVDIPLGKIVAVSGVSGSGKSSLALGVLYSEGSRRYLDALSTYTRRRISQSQKAQVDMIQYVPAALALHQRPNVPNIRSTFGTSTELLNSLRLLYSRCGNYTCPNGHFLEPTLSVARDIPIKCPECGVEFWGLGAEEYAFNSDGACPTCSGTGYIRDVDTSKLVSDENKTLEEGAVDAWNQFGISWMYHVAGELGVRINVPFKDLTDEEKDIVYNGPAVKKYINIPSKNGKLFELNAEYRNAHKAIEEALRNAKTEKGLTKINKFLTTKVCSDCEGTRLNSKARETLFGGLNLPQACQMNLKELVSWIPEVIKELPDGVREMALDISEEFMDNAKILLDLGLSYISLDRPSNTLSTGELQRVQIAKTLRNRTTGVLYVLDEPSIGLHPNNVDGLINVIKRLVEDGNSIILVDHDTKILSIADYMIEMGPEAGACGGNIIAKGTLDEIKANPSSQIAPFLTNSEEIIIRDKSQNIFENGEINIKTSQIHNVQEMDVKIPKGKLTVVSGVSGSGKTTLLLEALYPSVKAYINDEDLPDGVKDIDCEGIKKIDLIDSVPIGKNVRSTVATYSKVLDDLRREFAKLTDEYKMADFSYNTGKLRCETCNGTGHVSMDVQFLPDVEMTCPDCNGLRYGRKVDEITYNGLSIADIMSLTIDEALEELFELKKVTSKLQKLSDLGLGYLTLGEATPSLSGGEAQRLKLASEIGKSQKNSIFIFDEPTIGLHPLDVKVLIDVFDNLIGKGATVIVIEHDLDLIANADYIIDIGIGEDYSAGEILAEGSLKEIINSKNSLTGKYLAEKELL
- a CDS encoding histidine kinase dimerization/phosphoacceptor domain -containing protein; amino-acid sequence: MHIKRKFRELEKVEEVRVYNFNQVELLQDAPQVLKPEKVRFSNVMKHVPSDINVFLPIDDGEDFIVERVGWSILERANANLIDVEGRKLSQVSPFYNEVFHDALKEVYETKETKAMRVFYYNSDRVSNIANIHITSDENEIYLISDIINKVDKEKSIEEQKREEDENKASMIEYFSQTGSYYKTRDEFTWTPGIYNIINRSREPNDAFYNIIFDLVIPEDKPLVEELLETMSPETDTYENIIRIKTPGGHIKYLDTYLYSKFDENGDELSHYGLFKDVSVDSHKHMTRPVDFMLNGFNHNTKLSLLVEPLSKRYEFSEGFYRMVEIPKTEYVHSKSIINNIAEEEVREQLKKLINNEINEVNVIFTYYVNGDENNQKICELFIEKFQYGNKSHSIGFLTDITYARKKQQELMESNATKNILIKEVHHRVKNNLQVLNSFLNLERRAYKNDPNTILDNMQARLASLALLHEKTYNTDDFININLNDYMHDQDDTLHSLFIAKDINFESEIDPQIHLSMDVITPLLLIVDELTMNAIKHAFPDPEMPNKTISKEINYIDEHICELILKDNGVGLKNPESLINHNLGWEIINNLTRQINGELEILDCDVGTGFRIIFPINFDHSLDEYYEKTAGDLNEN
- a CDS encoding adenylosuccinate synthetase, whose protein sequence is MTCSILVGGAWGDEGKGKCITYLCDNDKPDIIARAGVGPNAGHSVEFNGEKYGLRLTPSGFVHTDAKLMIGAGVLVNPDVLFNEFEKLKKYNVKERMCVDPRCAIISEDHMSRDKASEHLAKKIGSTGSGCGPANSDRVLRTIDLAKDIPELEEYITDVSLACNEAIDNGEDVFIEGSQGFALSLYYGTYPFVTSKDTTASTFAADVGVGPTKVDEVINVFKAYISRVGEGPFPTEMTQEEAESKGLEEYGVVTGRRRRIGYFDMELAKESCRINGATQIALTCVDRLFDCARVQNYDDLSGETKAFINDIQTETGVPVTIISTGPDLKDTIDLRKELL